The following proteins are encoded in a genomic region of Rhodoferax aquaticus:
- a CDS encoding phage minor head protein, with the protein MPDLVKPFGVQFGQAIDNLKGKLPEATMKWDDLAGPVHGKVFAIAGATNTDLVADIQKSLVDALKNGTTITQFRKDFDATVQKYGWTYRGKRGWRTSVIFNNNMRSAHMAGRWEQLQANKARRPFLQYRTAGDARVRPMHRMWNGLIFPIDDAFWQTHYPPNGWGCRCTVRAYSQADLDDGNLQVSEPFQVKTREVVTRDGEITDRVPVGIDPGWDHNVGQSWIAPELALGQKIAALPKPLQGLLADKAVSPAYQKVLNDNFKAFKTAIKQPVGQAQIVGFMDSGMINAIAEKLPEVELQTTSVSVLDSKTNHLAGRHKVNSPQVWPEEWANNLPEHFRNYQAVLLDKKSGNLIVVPQDSFNTMLPKIVLRLNQRTKIGLSATVVSLGAAAAGDLGNADAYELLLGALTK; encoded by the coding sequence GATCTGGCAGGCCCGGTGCACGGCAAGGTGTTCGCCATTGCCGGTGCGACCAATACCGACCTGGTGGCTGATATTCAAAAGTCGCTGGTGGATGCCCTGAAGAACGGTACCACCATTACCCAGTTCCGCAAAGACTTTGATGCCACTGTGCAGAAGTACGGATGGACCTACCGTGGCAAGCGTGGGTGGCGCACCAGCGTCATCTTCAACAACAACATGCGCTCGGCTCATATGGCTGGCCGCTGGGAACAGCTCCAGGCCAACAAGGCGCGCCGCCCGTTCCTGCAATACCGTACAGCCGGGGACGCACGAGTGCGCCCCATGCACCGCATGTGGAATGGCCTGATATTCCCCATCGACGATGCTTTCTGGCAGACACATTACCCGCCAAACGGCTGGGGCTGCCGCTGCACCGTGCGCGCCTATAGCCAGGCCGATCTGGACGATGGCAATCTCCAGGTGTCTGAACCCTTCCAGGTCAAAACACGCGAAGTCGTCACACGCGACGGCGAGATCACGGATCGCGTGCCAGTTGGCATTGATCCAGGCTGGGACCACAACGTGGGGCAGAGCTGGATCGCCCCAGAGCTTGCCTTGGGCCAGAAAATTGCCGCCTTGCCCAAACCATTGCAGGGCTTGTTGGCTGATAAAGCCGTTTCACCCGCCTATCAAAAGGTGCTTAACGACAATTTCAAGGCGTTTAAAACTGCCATTAAACAGCCCGTTGGGCAGGCGCAAATCGTGGGATTTATGGACAGCGGCATGATCAATGCCATCGCAGAAAAGCTGCCCGAGGTGGAATTGCAAACCACCAGCGTGTCCGTCTTGGACAGCAAAACAAACCACCTGGCAGGACGCCACAAGGTCAACTCGCCGCAGGTGTGGCCGGAGGAGTGGGCAAATAACCTGCCCGAGCATTTCAGGAATTACCAGGCGGTTTTGCTGGACAAGAAGAGCGGGAATCTGATCGTCGTTCCGCAGGATTCATTCAATACCATGCTGCCCAAGATCGTGCTGCGCCTGAATCAACGAACCAAGATTGGACTGTCGGCGACCGTGGTGTCGCTTGGCGCTGCCGCTGCGGGCGACCTGGGCAATGCAGACGCATACGAGCTGCTGCTCGGTGCGCTGACCAAATAA